In Euphorbia lathyris chromosome 10, ddEupLath1.1, whole genome shotgun sequence, the DNA window TCCATGTTGATAAACTCTCTAAACATTTGAACTCTGTCAAAGACATAAATGATGTCAAGAAACCCATCAgccacagaaaaaaaaaatcagaactaTGCAATGCCAACAAACAAATCGATTCCAGAAAGGCGTTAAAGAAAAATGCCCCAAGAGAAGGCAATTGCAGGCATGATAAGGACAAAGGGTAGaagggagaaagaacaaacaaTCAAATAAACACTTTACAAAACCAAGGCCGCTTGGACCGCCTAGGCACTCAAAATCGAGAATCCGCGCCAATTTTCTCCGATTAGTCCCTCTAGGCGTTTTTTGGCCTCTAGGCGATTTTTAGCCGCCTGGGCTCCGCCTCGACACTTCCTAGGTACCACCTAAGCAACGATGAACAAAAGCATTTTTTACTGTGAATTTAtattttgctttattataattcacttttgagttgtttcaatgatattgttgttgaaatgttgatgtttgcacatttgtaaagatatatgttacaaatatacgtgttttttctatattaaataattttatattgttatttttaaatagaataatacatattttaattgaatttatataacaatttgttgattaacaaataaaaaatacaaaatacaaATCCAATTAATCCCCgactaatccccgattaatcctcGAGAGCCCTGTCTGCCCGATTAGCGCTTAACATTTTTTACAATCTTGCAAATAAATACAAAGAAGTACTTAAGcccagagagagagagagggatgAGTGGGAGGGAAGGAGCCAGTGCCTACTGAGAGTGTTAGGTTGACGTTCCTGGGAACCAATCCCTATATGGTGTTACACGGGAAAAGTGCAAACAGATCAAGTAAACAAGAACAAGAGAAACAATAAGGTGTTCATGCTCACCTCTCTTCAAATGGATATACATGTGGAATAGCAGTAATTACAGAACCTCCACTTGGAATAATCGCAGCATCATCTGATTTTAGATTAAACAACACGCTTTCATGAGTTCTGGCAGCAACTGCAATTGGAGGTCGGCTCTTTCTAGCAGGTGAAAGCCAGAGAACAGGAGGGCAAAACTGATGCCTACAATCTCTATCATATATCAAATGTAAGCATCTGATTGCAGAATCCATGAGAGATTTATTCTGCTGACCTGCATGAGCCAGGCCATTGTACACTAATGTATTCAGAACTGATGCAATTCTTCGTTGCTGCTCCAGTGCAAATGGGACCTAAGCCACATGCATAAAatcattgaaataaaaaaaccatTACATAATTTTGTGTGATTTGGCCAtacaaaaaaatagaaataccTGTTTTTCATAGAATTCAATGTCATCAAGAACCAAAAGTAGGTGGGAGTACACAGCACAGAACAGATGAAGCAGGCATGACATATCTTTTGAAATATTTGTTGGACCACGCCTTAAAGGTTCCACATCCCAAATATCTTGCAAGGCATCGTCTGCCTGTGCACTGGGTTGTGCATCAACTGAATCTACATAATCATCACCAGACTGGGACTTACCAGTAAATTTATGGAGCACATTGGTCCATTTATTAGTTCCTTCCTTATTGAGCTGCCTTTGTGTTTTCTTAATATCTCCATCTTTTTTGTTTTCTGAAACTTTATTTCTAGAAAATTCATTATCAGCAGAAGTATGCCCCTTCGCAGGAAAAAGTAAACTTTCCAATGCTTCCCACAGAATGACAAGAAATCCAGGAGTAAAGGATAGCATGTTAAGAACAGGCAATGGCCCAAATGAAGGATTCAAGATTGAAAAAATTCTGAGCATGTAGGAATAGTAATATGCAATATCAAGGAATTCCAACTTCCTCGAGCATTTAGGATCTTGTGCAATTGAAGTTTCAACTGTAAAATTACATGCATCACTCTTTGAGATAACCAAAAGCTTTGCAAGATGCCATTGCTCACAAACAGGTCTCAGTAAGTCTAAATAAGATATCTTCAAGGGACAAAGAGACTCATTCTCATATCCAACTTGCTCATCAACCTCAGAATAGTGTTTCCCTTTTTCAGTCCCTCCATTATCATGAAGCCAAGACAGTAGACTCTCAGCAAGAATGATCACAACATGGATATAGATTGCATAATTTAGACTTTGATTAAGCCCTCCAGGATCCACAAAATCAGTCTCGCTCCGAGAAGCTAGGCAAATAATGTTTGCAAGAGCCCAACCTACTGGTGGAATCACCTTGAGAAAATGCTGAGTTTTCAAATCGTCCAACTTTGACATCTCTTTTAATATATTGTCTTTCAAAATCTGCCATCATCTGCCAAAATTTGATCAGTCCCCACATAATTTGTATAACATAAGTGTCTACAAGTTGAAACAATGAATTGAGGCATTTGATACAAGACATGATCTAGCATTAGTTTCATCAAATAATTTaggcataataataataaaagaaaagaaatatagaTGTATATACTCAGAATTACTAACAGAGTTGGATGTGTCTCATTCAGTTGCACACCATACAGCCAGTGCAAATTTATTAGCACAACTTGCAGGAACACAAGGCAATACAGCAAATTGACTTGGCACTttgcaaaatatatatatatatatatatatatataaataatcaattgaaaaaCAGAAGCAGGTTCAAGTAGCAATTAGTCTCAAGGAGCTTCCAGAATTGACAAGTAGACAGAGGCTCATGTCATCTAATTTCTGTAAACAAGGAACTCACTGCAGATGCATTTGAAACAGACATGCAACATATAAATTAGGACTTcataaaagggcggcccggtcgcattacgcgtccccgctgagcgagggtccggggaggggtcccaccacaagggtgtattgggggcaagccttcccttgtcaatttaattggcaagaggccgctcctaagactcgaactcgtaacctctggtcacacgacaacaacgttttaccgttgcgccaaggctcgccctccaaATTAGGACTTCATATTTATCCAAATTTATTCTATTCAAAGGTacataactaaataaaaacatGCAACTCAAGAATAGATCAAGTGCACAGATTATCACAGGTTGGCATCAGTGTAAAACACTCAAAACATGCCAACTAACAAGAGTGATCCAccctataaataaataaacaagagtGATCcacagaaaaatataaaaaattaccaCTCAAAAAAACCAACAGAAAAGACTGAtctagagagaaaaattaacaaGATGTCACATTTATGCAACCCTCTTCCACTATGTATCCCCTCAAAGTCAAATGATGGAACTCATATGCCACAAATAGGAAAACTGAGCTACATCAGGCAACTACTTCAAACAAACAGTTACATCTATTTCCTCCTAATCTAACTTTTTCAGTCTCCTCAGCCACAAAATTGGCAGTCATGAAGAAAGAAAGCATTTTGTTCCTGTCAAATTCATTGGGAAGACTGAGGTAATAGTAATACAGAGTTGGGACTAAGTTTTACGATGCTGAACTTGAGAGAATCAGGAATTTATTGAGTGTTTTCAGATCCATCATCAAGAGATCTATTTCCAAATACCTACATGAACATTTCCAATTTGGGTTAGAAAGGGGCATCTGCAAGATCACCTGCTTAGCTGGACGTAATTTTAGGAATAATATCAAACTAGAACAGCATAAGAGTagaaattggacaaaaaaagaaaagaaaaaggaaagaagtTTTCCCAGAAATGCAGAAGCCAAAAGGGCAGCTCACATATATTTGGAATGTCATTTCCAGAGTACATATGCAATACATGATAAAATAATACCATACTCCACCAGACAAGACTATAGATTAAAATTGTTAGGTCTGAAATGTGAAACATGAAGCTTCAAGAATGGTCCAGGAATTACCTCAGTAGCAGAAACACTTGAGTTGCCTAAGCTGAGTTCTCTGTAAATTGGACTAGGTTATGCTAATTGTTACTTGATACATTACCTATCAATATTCATTGTAATCTACCTCGATCCACTATGATAAAGCAACTACAAGTAAATCAAAACTAACCCACAAGCATTTGTAATGTATAACCACTCAACAAATTGGCACCAGCTGTTCATGAACTATACTTAAGGATATATGTGGACATGAAGTTCATACAATTATGGAGCAACATTGTGGAGAAAACTTTACACATTGAaagaattacaaaaaaaattgctTAGAATCCAATGAAACTTACCAGTAGAGCCTGGAGGCATGGAGACAGAATAGACTTGTGCTTTATAGCAGACACAAGAACAGTTGGAAGACGTTGAGTAAGCCTGGGAATTGTGAGTAGAAACATACAGTACTGTGCAGCAGCAGAATGCACATTCAATAGGTCAGAACCAATGGATGTGAAATTTGTTGCATTCAATGGTCGTAAAGCTAAGGTT includes these proteins:
- the LOC136208502 gene encoding E3 ubiquitin-protein ligase UPL7 isoform X2 → MRFLVVLTDLKGWKSVPSSSLEDADAAVNDLIRFMGSSGSGLYVSIGRYINKLDVLTSPQTKTMIQADDKFLITAAAVTLALRPLNATNFTSIGSDLLNVHSAAAQYCMFLLTIPRLTQRLPTVLVSAIKHKSILSPCLQALLILKDNILKEMSKLDDLKTQHFLKVIPPVGWALANIICLASRSETDFVDPGGLNQSLNYAIYIHVVIILAESLLSWLHDNGGTEKGKHYSEVDEQVGYENESLCPLKISYLDLLRPVCEQWHLAKLLVISKSDACNFTVETSIAQDPKCSRKLEFLDIAYYYSYMLRIFSILNPSFGPLPVLNMLSFTPGFLVILWEALESLLFPAKGHTSADNEFSRNKVSENKKDGDIKKTQRQLNKEGTNKWTNVLHKFTGKSQSGDDYVDSVDAQPSAQADDALQDIWDVEPLRRGPTNISKDMSCLLHLFCAVYSHLLLVLDDIEFYEKQVPFALEQQRRIASVLNTLVYNGLAHAGQQNKSLMDSAIRCLHLIYDRDCRHQFCPPVLWLSPARKSRPPIAVAARTHESVLFNLKSDDAAIIPSGGSVITAIPHVYPFEERVQMFREFINMDKVSRKMAGEVTGPGSRAVEIVVRRGHIVEDGFRQLNTLRSRLKSSIHVSFVSECGVPEAGLDYGGLSKEFLTDISKAAFSPEYGLFSQTSTSERLLIPNTTARYLENGIQMIEFLGRVVGKALYEGILLDYSFSHVFVQKLLGRYSFLDELSTLDPELYRNLMYVKNYEGDLRDLSLDFTVTEESFGKRQVIELKPGGRDVCVTNENKMQYVHAMADYKLNRQILPFSNAFYRGLTDLISPSWLKLFNASEFNQLLSGGDFDIDVDDLRNNTRYTGGYSEGSRTIKLFWEVLKGFEPNERCMLLKFVTSCSRAPLLGFKHLQPYFTIHKVPCDASLWATIGGQDVERLPSASTCYNTLKLPTYKRATTLRAKLLYAISSNTGFELS